One Dreissena polymorpha isolate Duluth1 chromosome 9, UMN_Dpol_1.0, whole genome shotgun sequence genomic window carries:
- the LOC127845384 gene encoding uncharacterized protein LOC127845384 — MDRSRITVSTCTFLLLLQCGVCYGVISCPQCADENVVEKIFQNLFDMSQLKNLAASNTATFQDRFDMSQLKNLAASNTACAANTVPVTPCPPGVVLCESHFTQYVFAGKNEKNEPVELKLMQTKRNCSENMNISQTYKCLTTINNMNPFALLSDGLRTNKRT, encoded by the exons ATGGATAGATCCAGGATCACGGTTTCGACGTGTACTTTCTTGCTTTTGTTACAGTGCGGCGTGTGTTACGGCGTTATAT CATGTCCCCAGTGTGCCGACGAGAACGTCGtcgaaaaaatatttcaaaatctaTTTGACATGAGCCAGCTGAAGAACCTCGCTGCGTCAAATACGGCGACATTCCAGGATCGATTTGACATGAGCCAGCTGAAGAACCTCGCTGCGTCAAATACGGCCTGTGCGGCGAACACTGTGCCAGTCACCCCTTGCCCTCCAGGCGTAGTGCTGTGCGAATCGCATTTTACCCAATACGTATTTGCTGGAAAGAACGAAAAAAACG AACCGGTCGAGCTGAAGTTGATGCAAACCAAGCGCAACTGCTCGGAGAACATGAACATAAGCCAGACATACAAGTGTCTCACAACAATTAATAATATGAATCCCTTTGCCTTGCTCTCAGATGGTCTAAGAACGAACAAGCGAACATAA